The following proteins come from a genomic window of Sphaerisporangium rubeum:
- a CDS encoding phosphotriesterase family protein, with amino-acid sequence MPMVETVRGPVDADTLGRTLMHEHVFVLSPEHVDNYGRGAWWDEEARVADAVAKLRALVAKGVTTIADPTVWGLGRYIPRIQRVAAEVPGLNIIVATGLYCFDEVPHQYTHRGPGLLFDMPDPMIEDFTRDITDGIADTGVKAAFLKCVVESKGMTEGVERICRAVARTHVRTGAPITVHTDAFACSGLPALDLFAKEGVDLTKVVVGHAGDSNDLDYLMRMADTGATLGMDRFGLDLYNPTADRVATVAALHHRGYTDRMVLSHDTACFMDYFGPSWDDLPLVAPNWRFDHILDDVLPALRAEGVPDAAIHQMMVVNPRRYFS; translated from the coding sequence ATGCCCATGGTAGAAACCGTGCGCGGACCGGTCGACGCGGACACCCTCGGCCGCACACTCATGCACGAGCACGTCTTCGTGCTGTCCCCTGAGCACGTCGACAACTACGGACGTGGCGCGTGGTGGGACGAGGAGGCCCGCGTCGCCGACGCCGTCGCGAAGCTGCGCGCGCTCGTCGCCAAGGGGGTCACCACCATCGCCGACCCCACGGTCTGGGGCCTCGGCCGGTACATCCCGCGCATCCAGCGGGTCGCCGCCGAGGTGCCGGGCCTGAACATCATCGTGGCGACCGGCCTCTACTGCTTCGACGAGGTGCCGCACCAGTACACCCACCGAGGCCCCGGCCTGTTGTTCGACATGCCGGACCCGATGATCGAGGACTTCACCCGCGACATCACCGACGGCATCGCCGACACCGGCGTGAAGGCCGCGTTCCTCAAGTGCGTCGTCGAGAGCAAAGGCATGACCGAGGGGGTCGAGCGGATCTGCCGTGCCGTGGCCCGCACGCACGTGCGCACCGGGGCCCCCATCACCGTGCACACCGACGCCTTCGCGTGTTCCGGCCTGCCGGCGCTCGACCTGTTCGCCAAGGAAGGCGTCGACCTCACCAAGGTCGTGGTGGGCCACGCGGGGGACTCCAACGACCTGGACTACCTGATGCGCATGGCCGACACCGGCGCCACCCTCGGCATGGACCGCTTCGGCCTGGACCTGTACAACCCCACCGCCGACCGCGTGGCCACCGTCGCGGCCCTGCACCACCGCGGCTACACCGACCGCATGGTCCTCAGCCACGACACGGCGTGCTTCATGGACTACTTCGGCCCCTCCTGGGACGACCTCCCGCTGGTCGCCCCCAACTGGCGCTTCGACCACATACTCGACGACGTCCTACCGGCCCTGAGAGCCGAAGGCGTCCCCGACGCCGCGATCCACCAGATGATGGTCGTCAACCCACGCCGATACTTCTCCTGA
- a CDS encoding glycosyl hydrolase family 18 protein, with translation MKRRFLARFLAAAATLLMPLGAVVAMAPGALGAVTVPVRANAGGPAFTDGSGNSWVADKAYSSGNWGYDTSYGTGSTGGAIAGTTDDALYQNYNTFNGWTGYKFDVANGTYQVTLKMVEDWANAAGQRRFDVRAEGTTVLTAFDIFASCGALTACDRTFSVTVSDGQLNLQFNMNGGANYATVSAVAVTGGSGGGDTTAPSTPGNLRSTATTSSSVSLAWNASTDNVGVTGYNVYRGSTLVTTVTGTTYTDSGLSASTTYTYTVRARDAAGNLSAASNQISATTQSTGGGDTTAPSTPGSLRSTATTSSSVSLAWNASTDNVGVTGYNVYRGGTLVTTVTGTTYTDSGLSASTTYTYTVRARDAAGNLSAASNQISATTQNGGGGGGNKLLGYFVQWGVYQRAYHVKNIDTSGSAAKLGYINYAFGNVTNGQCVIGDSYADYDRAYSAAESVDGVADTWDAGALRGSFNQLRKLKAKYPGIKVLWSFGGWTWSGGFAQAAANPTAFANSCYNLVEDPRWADVFDGIDIDWEYPNACGLSCDSSGSAAFRNLMSALRTRFGQNYLVTAAITADGSNGGKIDAADYGGAAQYVNWYNVMTYDYFGAFAPQGPTAPHSPLTSYTGIPQAGFNSDAAIQKLKSKGVPASKLLLGIGFYGRGWTGVTQSTPGGSATGAAPGTYEAGIEDYKVLKTRCPATGTVAGTAYAYCGNQWWSYDTPSTIGGKMSYSRDQGLGGAFFWELSGDTTGGELITAMKNGLG, from the coding sequence ATGAAGAGAAGATTCCTCGCGAGGTTCCTCGCGGCGGCGGCGACGTTGCTGATGCCGCTCGGCGCGGTGGTGGCGATGGCGCCAGGCGCGCTCGGCGCGGTCACCGTGCCGGTACGCGCCAACGCGGGCGGGCCCGCGTTCACCGACGGATCAGGGAACTCGTGGGTGGCCGACAAGGCCTACAGCAGCGGGAACTGGGGCTACGACACCTCGTACGGCACCGGGTCCACCGGCGGCGCCATCGCCGGCACGACCGACGACGCGCTGTACCAGAACTACAACACCTTCAACGGGTGGACCGGCTACAAGTTCGACGTGGCCAACGGCACCTACCAGGTGACGCTGAAGATGGTCGAGGACTGGGCCAACGCCGCGGGCCAGCGGCGCTTCGACGTGCGGGCCGAGGGCACGACGGTGCTCACGGCGTTCGACATCTTCGCCTCCTGCGGCGCGCTGACCGCCTGCGACCGCACGTTCTCGGTGACGGTGAGCGACGGCCAGCTCAACCTGCAGTTCAACATGAACGGCGGCGCCAACTACGCCACCGTGTCGGCCGTCGCGGTGACCGGCGGCAGCGGCGGCGGCGACACCACGGCGCCGAGCACGCCGGGGAACCTGCGCTCCACGGCGACCACGTCCTCCAGTGTGTCACTGGCCTGGAACGCCTCAACCGACAACGTCGGCGTCACCGGCTACAACGTCTACCGAGGCTCCACCCTCGTCACCACCGTCACCGGCACCACCTACACCGACAGCGGCCTGAGCGCCTCCACCACCTACACCTACACCGTGCGGGCCCGCGACGCGGCCGGGAACCTGTCGGCCGCGAGCAACCAGATCAGCGCGACCACGCAGAGCACCGGCGGCGGCGACACCACGGCGCCGAGCACGCCGGGAAGCCTGCGCTCCACGGCGACCACGTCCTCCAGCGTGTCACTGGCCTGGAACGCCTCCACCGACAACGTCGGCGTCACCGGCTACAACGTCTACCGAGGCGGCACGCTCGTCACCACCGTCACCGGCACGACGTACACCGACAGCGGCCTGAGCGCCTCCACCACCTACACCTACACCGTGCGGGCCCGCGACGCGGCCGGGAACCTGTCGGCCGCGAGCAACCAGATCAGCGCGACCACGCAGAACGGCGGGGGTGGCGGCGGCAACAAGCTGCTCGGCTACTTCGTCCAGTGGGGGGTGTACCAGCGCGCCTACCACGTCAAGAACATCGACACCAGCGGCTCGGCGGCCAAGCTCGGCTACATCAACTACGCCTTCGGCAACGTGACCAACGGACAGTGCGTCATCGGCGACTCCTACGCCGACTACGACCGCGCCTACAGCGCGGCCGAGAGCGTGGACGGCGTGGCCGACACCTGGGACGCCGGAGCGCTGCGCGGCAGCTTCAACCAGCTGCGCAAGCTCAAGGCCAAGTACCCGGGGATCAAGGTCCTGTGGTCGTTCGGCGGCTGGACCTGGTCCGGCGGCTTCGCGCAGGCGGCGGCCAACCCCACGGCGTTCGCCAACTCCTGCTACAACCTCGTGGAGGACCCGCGCTGGGCCGACGTGTTCGACGGCATCGACATCGACTGGGAGTACCCGAACGCCTGCGGTCTCAGCTGTGACAGCAGCGGCTCGGCGGCGTTCCGCAACCTGATGTCGGCGCTGCGCACACGGTTCGGCCAGAACTACCTGGTCACCGCGGCCATCACCGCCGACGGCTCCAACGGCGGCAAGATCGACGCGGCCGACTACGGCGGCGCCGCGCAGTACGTCAATTGGTACAACGTCATGACCTACGACTACTTCGGCGCCTTCGCCCCGCAGGGCCCGACGGCCCCGCACTCGCCGCTGACGTCCTACACCGGCATCCCGCAGGCCGGGTTCAACTCCGACGCGGCGATCCAGAAGCTCAAGAGCAAGGGTGTGCCGGCGAGCAAGCTGCTGCTCGGCATCGGGTTCTACGGACGCGGCTGGACCGGCGTCACGCAGAGCACGCCGGGTGGCTCGGCGACCGGTGCGGCGCCTGGCACGTACGAGGCGGGGATCGAGGACTACAAGGTGCTCAAGACCCGTTGCCCCGCCACCGGCACCGTCGCGGGGACCGCGTACGCGTACTGCGGCAACCAGTGGTGGAGCTACGACACGCCGAGCACCATCGGCGGCAAGATGAGCTACAGCCGTGACCAGGGCCTCGGCGGCGCGTTCTTCTGGGAACTGTCCGGCGACACCACCGGCGGCGAGCTGATCACGGCCATGAAGAACGGCCTCGGCTGA
- a CDS encoding SHOCT domain-containing protein gives MKVLLALIGIIVILSCVLILVRTWIPARRAAPAPTNDPKEILRRRYAAGEIDEDEYLRRMSGLSQDW, from the coding sequence GTGAAGGTTCTGCTGGCACTCATCGGGATCATCGTGATCCTGAGCTGCGTCCTCATCCTGGTCCGCACGTGGATACCGGCACGCCGCGCCGCACCGGCCCCCACGAACGACCCCAAGGAGATCCTCAGGCGGCGCTACGCGGCCGGTGAGATCGACGAGGACGAGTATCTGCGCCGGATGTCGGGTCTGTCCCAGGACTGGTAG
- a CDS encoding Tex-like N-terminal domain-containing protein, with amino-acid sequence MTTSIHQQIAGELGVRERQVRAAVELLDGGATVPFIARYRKEATEMLDDTQLRALEERLRYLRELEDRRAAILESIRSQGKLDDALEAQIMAADSKARLEDIYLPYKPKRRTKAMIAREAGLEPLADGLLADPSRDPMAAAAMFVDAEKGVADAAAALEGARAILIERFAEDADLIGELRERMWTRGRVVSKVRDGKEESGAKFSDYFDFAEPFTKLPSHRVLALFRGEKEETLTVTLEPEQEPVEGPTGYETRIAQRFGVADRGRPADRWLLDTVRWAWRTRVLVHLGIDLRMRLWQAAEDEAVRVFAANLRDLLLAAPAGTRATMGLDPGLRTGVKVAVVDATGKVVATATIYPHEPRRRWDESVEVLARLAREHGVELIAIGNGTASRETDKLAADLIKRHPDLSLTKIVVSEAGASVYSASPYAAQELPELDVSLRGAVSIARRLQDPLAELVKIDPKSIGVGQYQHDVAETKLSRSLDAVVEDCVNAVGVDVNTASAPLLTRVSGIGSGLAENIVLHRDANGPFRTRRALKDVPRLGPKAFEQCAGFLRIPGGDDPLDASSVHPESYPVVHRILAGTGGQLRELIGNGAVLRSLRPSDFADDTFGLPTVTDILKELEKPGRDPRPAFRAATFKEGVDKISDLEPGMLLEGVVTNVAAFGAFVDVGVHQDGLVHVSAMSDRFVKDPREVVKPGDIVRVKVLDVDIPRKRISLTLRLDDDTKPAGGGPRAGRADDGQRRGDRRSGGPQRRGGGGRPARQDPPPSGALAEALRKAGLDKGPR; translated from the coding sequence GTGACGACCTCCATCCACCAGCAGATCGCCGGCGAGCTCGGCGTGCGTGAGCGGCAGGTGCGGGCCGCCGTCGAGCTCCTCGACGGCGGCGCCACCGTGCCGTTCATCGCTCGCTACCGCAAGGAGGCGACCGAGATGCTCGACGACACGCAGTTGCGTGCGCTCGAGGAGCGGTTGCGCTACCTGCGTGAGCTGGAGGACCGGCGCGCCGCGATCCTGGAGTCGATCCGTTCGCAGGGCAAGCTCGACGACGCGCTGGAAGCGCAGATCATGGCGGCCGACTCCAAGGCGCGCCTTGAGGACATCTACCTGCCGTACAAGCCGAAGCGCCGCACCAAGGCCATGATCGCGCGGGAGGCGGGCCTTGAGCCGCTGGCCGACGGCCTGCTGGCGGACCCCTCGCGCGACCCGATGGCCGCCGCCGCCATGTTCGTGGACGCAGAAAAGGGAGTGGCCGACGCCGCCGCGGCGCTCGAAGGCGCGCGGGCCATCCTGATCGAGCGGTTCGCCGAGGACGCCGACCTCATCGGCGAGCTGCGCGAGCGCATGTGGACGCGCGGCCGGGTGGTGTCCAAGGTCCGTGACGGCAAGGAGGAGTCGGGGGCCAAGTTCTCCGACTACTTCGACTTCGCCGAGCCGTTCACCAAGCTGCCGTCCCACCGCGTGCTCGCGCTGTTCCGCGGCGAGAAGGAAGAGACGCTCACCGTCACGCTGGAGCCCGAGCAGGAGCCCGTCGAGGGCCCCACGGGGTACGAGACGCGCATCGCGCAGCGGTTCGGCGTCGCCGACCGCGGCAGGCCGGCGGACCGGTGGCTGCTCGACACCGTGCGGTGGGCCTGGCGCACCCGCGTGCTCGTGCACCTCGGCATCGACCTGCGCATGCGGCTGTGGCAGGCCGCCGAGGACGAAGCGGTGCGGGTCTTCGCCGCCAACCTGCGCGACCTGCTGCTCGCCGCTCCGGCCGGCACGCGCGCGACCATGGGCCTGGACCCGGGGCTGCGCACCGGCGTGAAGGTCGCCGTGGTCGACGCCACCGGCAAGGTCGTCGCCACCGCCACGATCTACCCGCACGAGCCGCGGCGGCGCTGGGACGAGTCCGTCGAGGTCCTGGCCCGGCTGGCGCGCGAGCACGGCGTGGAGCTGATCGCCATCGGCAACGGCACCGCGTCCCGCGAGACCGACAAGCTCGCGGCCGACCTCATCAAGCGCCACCCCGATCTGTCCCTCACCAAGATCGTGGTGTCGGAGGCCGGCGCGTCGGTCTACTCGGCGTCGCCGTACGCCGCGCAGGAGCTGCCTGAGCTCGACGTGTCGCTGCGCGGCGCGGTCTCCATCGCGAGGCGCCTGCAGGACCCGCTGGCCGAGCTTGTCAAGATCGACCCCAAGTCCATCGGCGTCGGCCAGTACCAGCACGACGTGGCCGAGACCAAGCTGTCCCGTTCGCTCGACGCCGTCGTCGAGGACTGCGTGAACGCCGTCGGCGTGGACGTCAACACCGCCTCGGCCCCGCTGCTGACCCGGGTCTCCGGCATCGGCTCCGGCCTCGCCGAGAACATCGTGCTCCACCGCGACGCCAACGGCCCGTTCCGCACGCGGCGCGCGCTCAAGGACGTGCCGCGGCTCGGGCCGAAGGCGTTCGAGCAGTGCGCGGGGTTCCTGCGCATCCCCGGCGGCGACGACCCGCTGGACGCCTCCAGCGTGCACCCGGAGTCCTACCCGGTGGTCCACCGCATCCTGGCCGGCACCGGAGGTCAGCTTCGTGAGCTGATCGGCAACGGCGCGGTGCTGCGTTCGCTCAGGCCGTCGGACTTCGCCGACGACACCTTCGGCCTGCCGACCGTCACCGACATCCTCAAGGAACTGGAGAAGCCCGGCCGCGACCCCCGTCCGGCGTTCCGCGCCGCCACGTTCAAGGAAGGCGTCGACAAGATCTCCGACCTGGAGCCCGGCATGCTCCTTGAGGGGGTCGTCACCAACGTCGCGGCGTTCGGCGCGTTCGTGGACGTCGGCGTCCACCAGGACGGCCTGGTGCACGTCTCGGCGATGTCCGACCGTTTCGTGAAGGACCCGCGCGAGGTCGTCAAGCCCGGTGACATCGTCCGCGTGAAGGTCCTCGACGTCGACATCCCCCGCAAGCGCATCTCCCTCACCCTGCGCCTGGACGACGACACCAAGCCCGCAGGCGGCGGCCCCCGCGCCGGCCGTGCCGACGACGGCCAGCGCCGCGGCGACCGCCGCTCCGGCGGGCCGCAGCGGCGCGGCGGCGGTGGCCGTCCCGCCAGGCAGGACCCGCCGCCGAGCGGCGCTCTGGCCGAGGCCCTGCGCAAGGCCGGCCTGGACAAGGGCCCGCGCTGA
- a CDS encoding carbonic anhydrase → MQSLIDHARTFHQRLSGDRERTAVPGEGVSPQAMFITCSDAHVIPSLITGARPGELVELRTAGNVIPPYRIGRLTAEAATIEYAVNILGVEDVIVCGHTRCGAVQGRVRSWTLRSAPTTRWWLLQTHRWREWPGCGDEDPGRSHLVAQLDKLRRYPRVARRLASGRLRLHGWFYQVDTGEVSNYRPDTGSFTPL, encoded by the coding sequence ATGCAGTCGTTGATCGACCATGCCCGCACGTTCCACCAAAGACTCAGCGGCGACCGGGAGCGGACGGCCGTCCCCGGGGAGGGGGTCTCCCCTCAGGCCATGTTCATCACCTGCTCCGACGCGCACGTCATCCCCTCGCTGATCACCGGGGCCAGGCCCGGTGAGCTGGTGGAGCTGCGCACCGCCGGCAACGTCATCCCGCCGTACCGCATCGGCCGCCTCACCGCCGAGGCGGCCACCATCGAGTACGCCGTCAACATCCTCGGCGTCGAGGATGTCATCGTCTGCGGCCACACCCGCTGCGGCGCCGTGCAGGGCCGCGTACGCTCCTGGACGCTGCGCTCGGCGCCGACCACCCGCTGGTGGCTGCTGCAGACCCACCGCTGGCGCGAGTGGCCCGGCTGCGGCGACGAGGACCCCGGCCGCAGCCACCTGGTCGCGCAACTCGACAAGCTGCGCCGCTACCCGCGCGTCGCCAGACGCCTCGCCTCGGGCCGTCTGCGCCTGCACGGCTGGTTCTACCAGGTCGACACCGGGGAGGTCTCCAACTACCGGCCCGACACCGGTTCCTTCACCCCGTTGTGA
- a CDS encoding cation diffusion facilitator family transporter — MGETGVDHGRRSWNPFRGGPRAGRGAGHGHGGAGHGHGVSAGADRRYLLGALALIVGFMAAEVVVGVVARSLALISDAGHMLTDAVAIAFALIAMRIAQRPPQGGFTYGLKRAEIVSAQINGITLLLLSVFFVYEGISRLISPPQVQAVYVVVTGLAGIVVNIGATWLLSRADRSSLNVEGAFQHVLNDLYAFLATTAAGAVIWVTGWNRADALAALVVAGLMLKAGWGLVRDSGRVFMEAAPAGMNPAEIGRRTAALDQVVEVHDLHIWEVTSGYAALSAHVLVAPGADCHAVRVRAERMFHDEYGIGHTTLQVDHATPELLTIGRDEGHCADPHGPVHRAGPGEHAGE, encoded by the coding sequence ATGGGTGAGACCGGCGTGGACCACGGCCGCCGGTCGTGGAACCCGTTCAGAGGCGGCCCGAGAGCCGGTCGCGGCGCGGGTCACGGACACGGCGGTGCGGGTCACGGACACGGGGTCTCGGCGGGGGCCGACCGGCGGTACCTGCTCGGCGCGCTGGCGCTGATCGTCGGGTTCATGGCGGCCGAGGTGGTCGTCGGCGTCGTCGCGCGGTCGCTGGCGCTGATCTCCGACGCGGGCCACATGCTGACCGACGCCGTCGCCATCGCGTTCGCGCTGATCGCGATGCGCATCGCGCAGCGTCCGCCGCAAGGCGGGTTCACCTACGGGCTCAAGCGGGCCGAGATCGTGTCCGCGCAGATCAACGGCATCACCCTGCTGCTGCTCAGCGTGTTCTTCGTCTACGAGGGGATCAGCCGCCTAATCTCCCCGCCGCAGGTGCAGGCCGTCTACGTGGTGGTCACCGGCCTCGCGGGGATCGTGGTCAACATCGGGGCCACCTGGCTGCTGAGCCGCGCCGACCGGTCCAGCCTCAACGTCGAAGGCGCGTTCCAGCACGTGCTCAACGACCTGTACGCGTTCCTCGCCACCACCGCCGCGGGTGCGGTCATCTGGGTGACCGGGTGGAACCGCGCCGACGCGCTGGCCGCGCTCGTGGTGGCGGGGCTCATGCTCAAGGCGGGGTGGGGCCTGGTGCGCGACTCGGGCCGGGTCTTCATGGAGGCCGCACCCGCCGGCATGAACCCCGCCGAGATCGGCAGGCGCACGGCGGCGCTCGACCAGGTCGTCGAGGTGCACGACCTGCACATCTGGGAGGTCACCTCCGGGTACGCGGCGCTGTCGGCGCACGTCCTCGTCGCACCCGGCGCCGACTGCCACGCCGTGCGCGTGCGGGCCGAGCGCATGTTCCACGACGAGTACGGCATCGGTCACACCACCCTCCAGGTGGACCACGCCACACCGGAGCTGCTCACCATCGGCCGCGACGAGGGCCACTGCGCCGACCCGCACGGCCCGGTGCACCGCGCCGGCCCCGGCGAGCACGCCGGGGAGTGA
- a CDS encoding maleylpyruvate isomerase family mycothiol-dependent enzyme, whose protein sequence is MSRTHQDHCTELEAELHRFAAVAASADPAAQVPTCPGWTVAKLLKHVGIAHRWAEHMVRNRSAEPVPPRQVPAGVPGDPADYPRWIADGGAALVDTLRTAPLDAPIWSWGGGHGAAFWSRRMLFETAVHRADAEFALGAEPRVEAAVAADGVDEFLGNLAAAGRSFTALADLDDTGTLHFHATDTDGGEWMVTAEPGGMSWTHGHGKGDVAVRGTASDLLLLLYGRVRPGDPRYQVFGDTGLLGRWLSKTSF, encoded by the coding sequence ATGAGCCGGACGCACCAGGACCACTGCACCGAACTCGAAGCCGAACTCCACCGCTTCGCCGCCGTCGCGGCCTCGGCCGACCCGGCGGCGCAGGTGCCGACGTGCCCCGGCTGGACGGTCGCCAAGCTGCTCAAACACGTCGGCATCGCACACCGGTGGGCCGAGCACATGGTGCGCAACCGGTCGGCGGAACCGGTGCCGCCGCGTCAGGTCCCCGCCGGCGTCCCCGGCGACCCCGCGGACTACCCCCGGTGGATCGCCGACGGCGGCGCGGCCCTGGTGGACACCCTGCGCACGGCGCCGCTCGACGCGCCGATCTGGTCGTGGGGAGGTGGACACGGCGCGGCCTTCTGGTCCCGGCGCATGCTGTTCGAGACGGCCGTGCACCGCGCCGACGCCGAGTTCGCGCTCGGCGCGGAACCCCGGGTCGAGGCCGCCGTCGCGGCCGACGGGGTGGACGAGTTCCTCGGCAACCTCGCCGCGGCCGGCCGGTCCTTCACGGCGCTCGCCGACCTGGACGACACCGGCACGCTGCACTTCCACGCCACCGACACGGACGGCGGCGAATGGATGGTCACGGCCGAGCCCGGCGGCATGAGCTGGACCCACGGCCACGGCAAAGGCGACGTCGCCGTGCGCGGCACGGCGAGCGACCTGCTGCTCCTGCTGTACGGCCGCGTGCGGCCCGGCGACCCTCGCTACCAGGTGTTCGGCGACACCGGCCTGCTCGGCCGCTGGCTGAGCAAGACGTCCTTCTGA
- a CDS encoding SpoIIE family protein phosphatase, translating to MAHATGSEPRTGGLRRPRPWAPHLSGVAAVLLDEEGRVTQWGGAAAWLFARPPERAVGRHLAELLPGARAETVLRAVADAVGGTPGSDLLQVESGDGRAREIAFTWEPLHRPGPWGAVLVTAAATAQARETAGPGAERLALLHELSTRAGATLDPLRVAEDAVSVAVPRFADSAGLYVAEGLLRDETYPDHADGSLALRRLALRLTPRELQVTGWPTAFPSGEIVRYYARHPAHRCMATGRPVVYTVEELDPAEAGRIAGVLGGARPGLLDETTFLAVPLTARGMVLGFLSFIRGPGRPRFAGDDIKLAEDVAGRVAVCLDNARLYSRERRTARALQQNLAPQSFHVPPGLEVAHRYLPVSAMTVGGDWYDVISLSDTRVALVVGDAMGHGAVAAGAMTQLRASVRTLAGFDLPPDEVLRRLDLMAGDLDAIQCATCLYAVIDLPARTCALSRAGHPPPILVHPDGTATVLDLPAGLALGVGDPEHSLVFETTHVTVPAGATLALYTDGLVESREQDIDTGIATLRDHLRSPGPTLDATCAAVIDALPVQYDDVALLLARVAR from the coding sequence GTGGCGCACGCGACGGGATCGGAGCCGCGGACGGGTGGTCTGCGCCGTCCGCGGCCATGGGCCCCGCATCTGAGTGGGGTCGCCGCCGTCCTCCTCGACGAGGAGGGCCGGGTCACGCAGTGGGGTGGGGCCGCGGCGTGGCTGTTCGCACGGCCTCCCGAGCGGGCCGTCGGCCGCCATCTCGCCGAGCTGCTGCCAGGCGCGCGCGCCGAGACCGTGCTGCGCGCCGTGGCGGACGCTGTCGGCGGCACGCCTGGCAGCGACCTGCTGCAGGTGGAGTCCGGGGACGGCCGAGCGCGTGAGATCGCCTTCACGTGGGAGCCGCTGCACCGGCCGGGGCCGTGGGGTGCGGTGCTGGTCACCGCGGCCGCCACGGCGCAGGCCCGTGAGACGGCGGGGCCAGGCGCCGAGCGTCTCGCGCTGCTCCACGAGCTGAGCACCAGGGCCGGCGCCACGCTCGACCCGCTGCGCGTCGCCGAGGACGCCGTGAGCGTCGCGGTGCCCCGGTTCGCCGACTCGGCGGGGCTGTACGTCGCCGAGGGCCTGCTGCGGGACGAGACCTACCCCGACCACGCCGACGGCTCCCTGGCGCTGCGGCGGCTCGCGCTGCGTCTCACCCCGCGCGAGCTCCAGGTCACCGGCTGGCCGACGGCCTTCCCCTCCGGCGAGATCGTCCGCTACTACGCGCGGCACCCGGCGCACCGCTGCATGGCGACCGGCCGGCCGGTCGTCTACACCGTGGAGGAGCTCGACCCCGCCGAGGCCGGCCGCATCGCCGGTGTCCTCGGCGGCGCGAGGCCCGGGCTGCTGGACGAGACCACGTTCCTCGCCGTGCCGCTGACGGCGCGCGGCATGGTGCTCGGTTTCCTGTCGTTCATCCGGGGCCCCGGCCGTCCGCGGTTCGCCGGCGACGACATCAAGCTCGCCGAGGACGTCGCGGGCCGGGTCGCGGTGTGCCTGGACAACGCGCGCCTGTACAGCCGTGAGCGGCGCACCGCGCGGGCCCTGCAGCAGAACCTCGCGCCGCAGTCGTTCCACGTGCCGCCGGGCCTTGAGGTCGCGCACCGCTACCTGCCGGTGAGCGCGATGACGGTCGGCGGCGACTGGTACGACGTGATCTCGCTGTCGGACACCCGGGTGGCGCTCGTGGTGGGGGACGCAATGGGCCACGGCGCGGTCGCGGCCGGGGCCATGACGCAGTTGCGCGCGTCGGTCCGCACGCTGGCGGGGTTCGACCTGCCGCCGGACGAGGTGCTGCGCCGGCTCGACCTCATGGCCGGCGACCTGGACGCCATCCAGTGCGCGACCTGCCTGTACGCGGTCATCGACCTGCCGGCCCGCACGTGCGCGCTGTCGCGCGCGGGTCACCCGCCGCCGATCCTGGTCCACCCCGACGGCACCGCGACCGTGCTCGACCTGCCGGCCGGTCTCGCGCTCGGTGTCGGCGACCCCGAGCACTCCCTGGTGTTCGAGACGACCCACGTCACCGTCCCGGCCGGCGCCACGCTGGCGCTGTACACCGACGGGCTGGTCGAGAGCCGCGAGCAGGACATCGACACCGGCATCGCCACGCTGCGCGACCACCTGCGGTCACCGGGTCCCACGCTGGACGCGACCTGCGCCGCCGTCATCGACGCGCTTCCCGTTCAGTACGACGACGTGGCGCTGCTGCTGGCCCGCGTGGCCCGGTGA
- a CDS encoding ArsR/SmtB family transcription factor has product MKSRSTVVALDPATCPAPVVDAERVSAVRRSLPAEETVQDLAQVFGLLADPGRLRMMAALLEGGEMCVCDLAAATGQSMSGASHALRLLRMRRVVKVRRSGRMAYYSLADGHVRMLFDLAITHARHAEEDRSDG; this is encoded by the coding sequence ATGAAGAGTCGTTCAACTGTTGTGGCGCTGGACCCCGCCACCTGTCCGGCGCCGGTCGTGGACGCCGAGCGGGTCTCGGCGGTGCGGCGCAGCCTGCCGGCCGAGGAGACGGTGCAGGACCTCGCGCAGGTGTTCGGCCTTCTCGCCGACCCGGGCCGGCTGCGCATGATGGCCGCGCTCCTCGAAGGCGGCGAGATGTGCGTCTGTGATCTCGCCGCCGCCACAGGGCAGAGCATGTCGGGGGCCTCGCACGCGCTGCGGCTGCTGCGCATGCGCCGCGTCGTGAAGGTCCGCAGGTCCGGCCGCATGGCCTACTACAGCCTCGCCGACGGCCACGTCCGCATGCTGTTCGACCTGGCCATCACGCACGCGCGCCACGCCGAGGAGGACCGGTCCGATGGGTGA